The following are encoded together in the Oryzias melastigma strain HK-1 linkage group LG17, ASM292280v2, whole genome shotgun sequence genome:
- the LOC112139449 gene encoding collagen alpha-1(XI) chain: MEMQRWSPRWKTKRGLWDWTLVAFIVLTFQPSRAAEPVDILKALDFQSSPEGVRKAPGFCAFRRGSKPDVAFRVSKSVQISAPTKQIFPGGAFPEDFSIMFTIKPKAGRQAFLLSVYNQQGIQQLGVEVGRGPLFLYEDQHGSPPPEEYPLFRSINLADGKWHRVALSVEKKSVTIIVDCKKKLTKPLKRSDRAVISTEGITVFGTRILDDEVFEGDIQQLLMVADPRAAHDYCEHYSPDCHAPSHQDTPQAQEPEETEYDNYYYDRLYEYTEAPPTAAEKTETGVDVDFYPDGYSPVEGGQPENPTETKQTRPDSEGEIVDDYITGVEEVGVDPTPPADPDLLKFKEYDLKEYDGSKHVYDYGNYGDYGDYGDSVSTDAKPTPEPHEEELGPVLPAETDFTGSSVGGGQSSYGEKGEKGEPAVIEPGMIVQGPQGAPGPAGVSGAPGLQGPPGPPGDRGEMGPPGRPGIPGSDGVPGPPGTILMLPFRAGGEAHKGPVVTAQEAQAQAILSQARLSMRGSPGPAGLTGRPGPVGNPGAPGLKGDSGDSGPQGPRGLQGPTGPPGKAGKRGRNGADGARGMPGEAGAKGDRGFDGLPGLPGQKGHRGEQGPTGLPGPPGQDGPRGEDGQVGQRGVAGESGPRGLLGPRGLAGPGGQPGLPGLDGQPGPKGNMGPQGEPGPPGQQGMPGPHGLVGPQGPIGPPGEKGPQGKQGLAGLAGADGPPGHPGKEGPAGEKGSAGFPGPIGSIGYPGPRGVKGAEGIRGLKGDKGEKGEDGFPGFKGDMGIKGDKGEGGVLGPRGEDGPEGPKGTSGPTGESGPMGSAGEKGKLGVPGLPGYPGRQGPKGSNGFPGFPGANGEKGARGIAGKSGPRGQRGPTGPRGGRGPRGPTGKPGAKGTSGTDGPPGPPGEQGPQGPQGPVGMPGPKGPNGPPGKDGLPGHPGQRGETGFQGKTGPPGPGGVVGPQGPTGETGPSGERGHPGSPGPPGEQGLPGAAGKEGGKGDPGPQGHSGKVGPQGLRGFQGARGLPGATGPAGLKGGEGPQGPPGPIGSPGERGPAGPGGPIGQTGRNGPQGPPGPAGEKGAPGEKGDLGPAGRDGIQGPGGLPGPAGPQGPPGEDGDKGEVGGPGQKGGKGDKGESGPPGPMGSQGVVGAPGPAGSDGEPGPRGQQGMFGQKGDEGPRGFPGLPGPVGLQGLPGPPGEKGENGDVGPMGPPGPPGPRGPQGPSGADGAPGPPGGVGSMGAVGEKGETGEAGNPGPPGEPGIGGLRGEIGEKGETGPPGAAGPPGGRGPPGDDGPKGNPGPVGFPGDPGPPGEPGVAGLDGLPGDKGDDGEAGQPGPPGPSGEAGVPGPPGKRGPVGRAGADGRQGEKGSKGDPGAEGPAGKTGPVGPQGPPGKPGAEGLRGIPGPVGEQGLPGASGLDGPPGPIGPPGLPGMKGDSGWKGEKGHPGLIGLIGPPGEPGEKGDRGLPGPAGNAGGKGEAGIGGASGPLGPPGPPGIPGAQGQKGSKGSSGSAGQKGDPGLIGPPGPPGPPGDMIQPLPIQQPGKKSRRQADVQADEAMADYAGVEGMEDVFGSLNNLKQDIERMKFPLGTQDNPARTCNDLHLSQPDFPDGEYWVDPNQGCIGDSIKVYCNFTAGGETCIYPDKKSSGVRISNWPKETPGAWFSEFKRGKILSYVDAADSAIDSVQMTFLKLLSSSARQNFTYICHQSVAWYNAKTDSYDKALRFLGSNDEEMSYDNNPFIKPVMDGCSLRQGYSRTMLEINTPRIDQLPIIDVMLNDFGESNQRFGFEVGPVCFLG; this comes from the exons GGGGGGCTTTCCCAGAAGACTTCTCCATCATGTTCACCATCAAGCCCAAAGCCGGACGCCAGGCCTTCCTGTTGTCTGTTTACAACCAGCAGGGCATCCAGCAGCTGGGCGTGGAGGTGGGCCGCGGCCCGCTCTTCCTGTACGAAGACCAGCACGGCAGCCCCCCCCCAGAGGAGTACCCGCTGTTCCGCTCCATCAACCTGGCTGATGGAAA GTGGCATCGAGTAGCTCTCAGCGTGGAGAAGAAGAGTGTCACCATCATCGTGGACTGTAAGAAGAAGCTGACCAAACCTTTGAAGAGGAGTGATCGGGCTGTGATCAGCACGGAAGGCATCACAGTCTTTGGAACCAGGATTCTAGACGACGAGGTCTTTGAG gGAGACatccagcagctgctgatgGTGGCGGACCCCCGAGCAGCCCACGACTACTGCGAGCACTACAGCCCCGACTGCCACGCCCCCAGCCACCAGGACACGCCCCAGGCCCAGGAACCCGAGGAAACCGAG TACGACAACTATTACTATGATCGGCTGTACGAATAcactgaagctcctcccactgcagCAGAGAAGACTGAG ACTGGTGTAGACGTGGACTTCTATCCAGACGGATACTCCCCTGTGGAGGGGGGTCAGCCGGAAAACCCCACGGAGACCAAACAAACCAGACCG GATTCTGAAGGTGAGATAGTGGACGATTACATCACTGGGGTGGAGGAGGTCGGTGTGGACCCCACGCCGCCGGCGGACCCCGACCTTCTCAAGTTTAAAGAATACGACCTGAAGGAATATGACGGTAGCAAACATGTCTATGACTACGGTAACTATGGAGACTACGGAGACTACGGAGACTCTGTCTCCACCGACGCCAAACCCACTCCAGAACCCCACGAGGAAGAGCTGGGACCGGTGTTGCCCGCAGAGACCGACTTCACAGGGAGCAGT GTGGGCGGAGGTCAGTCTTCCTATggagaaaagggagaaaagGGAGAACCAGCTGTCATTGAACCG GGGATGATTGTACAAGGACCCCAAGGAGCCCCCGGTCCAGCC GGGGTTTCTGGGGCCCCAGGATTACAAGGACCTCCAGGACCACCAGGAGATCGGGGTGAGATG GGTCCTCCTGGGCGTCCCGGCATTCCGGGTTCAGACGGTGTTCCTGGACCTCCAGGAACCATCCTGATGCTCCCG TTTCGTGCCGGGGGCGAGGCACACAAGGGGCCTGTGGTGACGGCCCAGGAAGCTCAAGCTCAGGCCATCCTGTCCCAAGCTAGG CTGAGTATGAGAGGATCTCCGGGCCCGGCGGGACTAACTGGAAGACCTGGTCCAGTG GGAAACCCTGGAGCTCCAGGACTCAAAGGTGACAGTGGAGACTCCGGACCGCAG GGCCCCAGAGGTCTTCAGGGACCAACTGGTCCTCCAGGAAAGGCGGGAAAACGG GGTCGTAACGGCGCCGACGGAGCCCGAGGCATGCCTGGAGAGGCCGGAGCCAAA GGTGACCGCGGGTTTGACGGACTGCCAGGCCTTCCCGGACAGAAAGGTCACCGG GGGGAGCAGGGCCCCACGGGGCTTCCAGGCCCCCCAGGACAGGACGGTCCCAGA GGAGAAGATGGCCAGGTTGGACAAAGAGGCGTGGCTGGAGAGAGT GGGCCTCGAGGTCTGCTGGGCCCCAGAGGCCTGGCTGGTCCTGGAGGACAGCCT GGTCTTCCTGGACTTGATGGCCAACCTGGACCCAAAGGAAACATG GGTCCACAAGGAGAGCCGGGGCCTCCGGGGCAGCAGGGTATGCCGGGTCCACAT GGTCTCGTTGGTCCTCAGGGTCCGATTGGGCCTCCAGGTGAAAAA GGACCTCAGGGGAAACAGGGTCTGGCTGGACTGGCTGGTGCCGATGGTCCTCCT GGTCATCCGGGAAAAGAGGGTCCTGCGGGCGAGAAAGGTTCGGCG GGTTTTCCTGGTCCCATTGGATCCATCGGTTACCCGGggcccaggggtgtcaaa GGTGCTGAGGGCATCCGAGGCCTGAAAGGAGACAAAGGAGAAAAG GGAGAAGATGGATTTCCTGGCTTCAAAGGAGACATGGGCATCAAGGGGGACAAG GGTGAAGGTGGAGTTCTGGGGCCCAGAGGAGAGGACGGTCCTGAAGGCCCTAAAGGAACCTCAGGACCCACTGGAGAGTCTGGACCAATGGGTTCAGCTGGAGAAAAG GGAAAACTGGGAGTTCCTGGATTGCCCGGATACCCTGGAAGACAAGGTCCAAAG GGCTCCAACGGCTTTCCTGGTTTTCCTGGAGCTAACGGTGAAAAAGGAGCAAGG ggaATTGCTGGAAAATCCGGCCCCAGAGGCCAGCGCGGCCCCACG GGTCCACGAGGAGGACGAGGACCACGAGGACCGACTGGAAAACCAGGTGCAAAG GGCACCTCAGGGACTGATGGCCCCCCAGGCCCTCCCGGAGAACAG GGTCCTCAGGGGCCGCAGGGACCCGTGGGAATGCCCGGACCCAAAGGACCCAAT GGCCCACCAGGGAAGGACGGGCTGCCCGGCCACCCGGGGCAGAGAGGGGAGACG GGCTTTCAAGGAAAGACTGGACCTCCAGGACCGGGAGGTGTGGTGGGACCTCAG GGACCAACTGGAGAGACTGGACCCAGTGGAGAGCGAGGACATCCAGGCTCCCCAGGACCACCTGGTGAGCAAGGTCtaccaggagctgcaggaaaagAGGGTGGAAAG GGGGATCCAGGTCCCCAAGGTCATTCAGGAAAGGTGGGGCCCCAGGGCTTGAGAGGCTTCCAAGGAGCAAGAGGTCTTCCAGGAGCCACG GGACCAGCCGGCTTAAAGGGAGGAGAAGGGCCCCAGGGCCCCCCTGGCCCGATT GGTTCTCCTGGAGAAAGAGGACCTGCAGGTCCTGGTGGTCCCATTGGTCAGACGGGTCGGAACGGTCCACAAGGACCCCCGGGTCCTGCTGGAGAGAAGGGTGCCCCC GGAGAGAAAGGCGACCTGGGTCCGGCTGGCCGCGATGGGATTCAAGGCCCGGGAGGACTTCCTGGACCAGCTGGTCCTCAGGGTCCACCAGGAGAAGACGGAGACAAG GGAGAGGTGGGAGGACCCGGACAGAAGGGAGGAAAAGGAGACAAAGGCGAGAGC ggTCCACCAGGCCCGATGGGGTCCCAGGGTGTGGTTGGAGCTCCAGGTCCTGCA GGGAGTGATGGCGAACCCGGGCCCAGGGGGCAGCAGGGCATGTTTGGCCAGAAAGGAGACGAAGGACCTCGAGGGTTTCCGGGTCTCCCAGGACCCGTTGGATTGCAG ggTTTGCCTGGACCTCCGGGGGAGAAGGGAGAGAACGGAGATGTCGGTCCAATG GGTCCTCCTGGTCCTCCTGGTCCCAGAGGTCCTCAGGGTCCCAGCGGAGCAGAT ggggcgccaggCCCTCCTGGGGGTGTAGGCTCCATGGGAGCTGTTGGTGAGAAG GGAGAAACTGGTGAGGCTGGAAACCCAGGACCACCTGGAGAGCCTGGCATTGGA GGACTTCGAGGAGAGATTGGTGAGAAAGGAGAAACGGGCCCCCCTGGTGCAGCCGGACCCCCCGGTGGTCGAGGACCCCCTGGAGATGATGGTCCTAAGGGTAACCCT GGTCCGGTTGGGTTCCCGGGAGACCCTGGTCCCCCTGGTGAGCCAGGTGTTGCT GGTCTCGATGGTTTACCTGGAGACAAAGGCGACGATGGAGAAGCAGGACAACCG GGCCCTCCAGGTCCGTCTGGTGAAGCCGGAGTACCAGGACCTCCTGGTAAAAGG GGTCCTGTCGGCAGAGCTGGAGCTGACGGCAGACAGGGAGAAAAAGGATCCAAG GGAGATCCTGGAGCAGAAGGACCTGCTGGAAAAACCGGGCCTGTGGGACCTCAAGGCCCTCCTGGAAAGCCTGGTGCTGAGGGTCTGCGTGGGATCCCGGGCCCTGTT GGTGAACAAGGACTTCCTGGTGCTTCTGGTCTGGATGGCCCTCCTGGACCAATT GGACCCCCAGGACTTCCTGGAATGAAAGGTGACTCGGGATGGAAAGGAGAAAAG GGACATCCTGGACTGATTGGTCTGATTGGACCTCCTGGTGAACCTGGGGAGAAGGGAGACAGAGGTCTGCCAGGACCTGCGGGGAATGCCGGTGGTAAGGGTGAGGCT GGCATCGGGGGTGCTTCTGGTCCTCTCGGCCCGCCTGGTCCTCCTGGAATCCCT GGAGCTCAAGGACAGAAGGGGAGCAAAGGCTCAAGT GGCTCAGCGGGTCAGAAGGGAGACCCCGGACTGATCGGACCACCAGGACCACCT GGTCCTCCTGGAGATATGATCCAGCCGCTGCCCATCCAGCAGCCTGGTAAGAAGAGCCGGCGGCAGGCTGACGTGCAGGCGGATGAGGCCATGGCCGACTACGCCGGCGTGGAAGGGATGGAGGACGTCTTTGGATCTCTCAACAACCTCAAACAGGACATTGAGCGGATGAAATTCCCCCTGGGCACCCAGGACAACCCTGCCAGGACCTGCAATGACCTGCACCTCAGTCAGCCCGACTTCCCTGACG GTGAATACTGGGTCGATCCGAACCAGGGCTGCATTGGAGACTCCATTAAGGTCTACTGTAACTTCACAGCAGGAGGAGAGACATGCATCTACCCCGACAAGAAATCCTCAGGG GTTCGAATATCCAACTGGCCCAAAGAGACTCCAGGAGCCTGGTTCAGCGAATTTAAGCGTGGAAAAATA CTGAGCTACGTGGATGCAGCCGACAGCGCCATAGACTCCGTTCAGATGACCTTCCTGAAACTTCTGAGCTCGTCAGCACGGCAGAACTTCACCTATATTTGCCATCAGTCAGTGGCCTGGTACAACGCCAAGACTGACAGCTACGACAAGGCTCTGCGCTTCCTGGGCTCCAACGACGAGGAGATGTCTTATGACAACAATCCTTTCATCAAGCCTGTGATGGACGGCTGCTCG